From the genome of Mucispirillum schaedleri ASF457:
TTCACAATTTCGCCACCGTGAGAAGTGATGTTTTCTTTGTAAAACTCAATGTGTTTTTCATGCTCTTCAGCTGATAATTCTGGCTTCAGAATAAAAATTGTCTCATATGTCCTCATCAGGACCTCCCTTTCGGTTTTTAGCCACAGGTATATATCATCCTGCAGCAAGAGTGAACTGTATTTTTATCAATTTATTATAATATAGTCAAGTAAAAATAGCAGTAAATGTGTAATTTTTTTAAATATTTTATGTTTTGCTTGTTTTATTTTCTTTTTTGCTTATAACTATATTATTATGGAAGAAAAAGACTATATCAATGATATAGATAATGAAAGAGCTGATGCAGCATGTGCAAGGCTTTCTGAAAAAAGCAGGTCCCTTATTATAAGTCTTTTTGAAAAAGGTCTTATTTTAGTTAATGATAAACCTGTTAAAAAATCAGCTAAACTTAAAGTCGGGGATAAAATACATATCACATTTCCTAATGAAGAACTGCCCAGCTTAACACCGCAAAATATACCCTTTGATATTATATTAAATAAGGAAAACTATGCAGTTATAAATAAACCTGCGGGCTTAACAGTGCATCCTGCTCCGGGAAATTATGATAATACTCTTGTAAATGCTCTGCTTTATACATTTGTTATAGAAGATGATGATAATGATTTCCGCCCCGGCATTGTTCACCGTCTTGATAAAGATACATCTGGGCTTATGATAATAGCTAAAAATGCAGAATATAGAATGAAGCTTTCAGAGCTTTTTTTAAATAGAAATATTACTAAAAAATACCTTGCATTATGTCATGGAACACCTGCATTTTTAGAAAAAAAGATAGAAGCCCCTATTGGCAGAGATAAATACAACAGGCAGAAAATGGCTGTAAGGGATGATGGCAAAACAGCTGTCAGCCATTTTAAAGTATTAGAAAAATATAAAAGAGCCTTTTTAGCAGAAGTTACTATTTTTACAGGCAGAACACATCAAATCAGAGTTCATGCTGCAAATATGGGTCATTCATTGATAGGTGACTGTTTATATGGCGGAAGAGAGTTTTACGGATTTAAACGGCAGGCACTTCATTCTGCATTTTTAGAATTTAAGGAGCCAGATACAAACGAGCTTATTTCTATATCTTTACAACTGCCAGAAGATATGGTATTCTTGCAGAGAAATTTAAAGCAGGAGAGTTAATATGGATAAACTTCATGCAGGTATTGATGAATACTTATCAGGTGATTTACATAAAGCTGTTACTCTATTAACTGAGCATATAGATGAGAATGGTTATGATATTGCTGCTGCATATTACCATATTGGGCTTTGTTACAGTGATTTAAACCAGATGACACCTGCATGCCAGAACTTTGCAAAAGCAGCAGAAATTGCACCTGATAAATCAATGTATCTTTATAAACTCGGGCTTTCATATTTCCGCCTTATGGCTCTTGACAAGGCTGCTGCTGCCCTTAAAAAAACAATAGATTTAAACCCAGAGCATCAGCGTTCAAGATTTTTATTAGGTCAGGTATATTTTCAGCAGGGGCTTATGAATGAAGCAGAAGCAACTTTTTCTGATGTGCTTGCAAAAAGTCCTGATTTTGCGGATGCTTTTTATCACAGAGCTTTAGCAAGATACCAGCTCTCAAAAGATAATGAAGCATTAAATGATTTACATAAGTCAATAGAAATAAATCCAGATTATAATGAAGCACTGCTTGAAGCTGCTAAAATTAATTTTGAAAATTCTAATTTTGAGCAGGCGGCTCTAGACTGCAAAAAAATATATGAAAAAGGATACAGAAATTTCTCTTTTATAAAATATTATTTAACAATACTTTTAAAAGCCTGTAAAAAAGATGAGTTTGAAAACTTAAAGGCAGAAGCATCTATACTTTTCCCTAACAATATGGATATTGAAAATATACAATAGTAATGGAGCAGTAGATGAAATTTAATGAAATTGATTTTAATCTAAGAAACATAATTATATTTACATCAGCAATAGTAATGCTTTTGCTGCTTTATGCTACAAGAGATATAATTTTATTATTTATTGTATCAGTTTTAATTTCCTATCTTTTAAATCCACTTGTAGAAATATTTGTCCGTATGCATATACCAAGGTTTTTAAGTGTGCTTTTGCTTGTAATTATACTGCTGCTTATGATTATAGTGCTTGTTGCTGTAATGGTGCCTGCTATGATAAAAGATATTACATATATGATTACCCATACACCACAGTATATTAATAACATTTTTATATGGCTTGAAGATACTTTGGCTAAATATAATATCCAGTCATCATTTGATTTAGAAACAAGTAAAAACTATGTTACTGAAAGGTTTGGGGTTATATCAAAATATATTTTAAACACTCTTTCAACTGCTGCAGTTTCTGTTAAAAATATTGCAGGTGTTTTAGTGAATATATTTGTTATGCCAGTTCTTGTTTTCTTTTTGCTTACAGATTTTCCTGATTTTAAAACTTATACAAATAAACTTGTTGAGAGATTTAATATGCAAAAAATAGTTGAACATTTATCACAATTTGAAGCCTTAATAGGTAAATATTTTAGAGGAATGTTCCTTGTAGGGCTTATACTTTCATGTCTTTATGGATTAGTCCTTTTGATTGTAGGAGTAAAAGGCTGGCTTTTCTTTGGCATGCTTACAGGCTTTGGAGCTATGATACCTTATGTTGGTTTTACAATAGGTTTAGTAAGCTCAGTTATTGCAGCAATATATACATTCCATGATTTTATGCACCCACTTTATACTGTTATAGGTTTCATTATAGTGCAGGTGCTTGAAAGTATGGTTATCACTCCAAAAATAGTGGGTGACAGTTTAGGAATAAGCCCTGTCGTAGTTATCGTAGGATTAATGGTAGGTGGTGCGTTAGCTGGATTTTTAGGTATGATTATTGCTCTGCCTATTGCTGCATTTATTAAAATTTTAATAGATACTTATATTTTTAAAAAGCCTATGCCGCAGGTGCAGAATAAATCTGCAAAAAAAGAAGAAAAGAATATTAAATTAGAAGAAAATAAATAATAACAGCTGGTTTTTATAACCAGCTTTATCGCCATAATATATTAATAATACATAATTTTTATTATGTTAAATCAAATCAATACAGGTTTAAGTGCAGCATTCTGTTTCATTTTATAATTATTTTCTTGCATAAACTATAATATTGTTCTATAATCATATTGTATCATATATCTATATCTGATGGAGTTGTGTATGTATAAGCCTAATGTAAATTCTATCCAATCAGTCCAGCATGCCCTGCAGCTGTTTGAAGTATTTAGAACAAACTATGATAAAGATGAGTTTGGTGTTACAGAGCTTTCTAAAACTTTAGGGCTGCATAAAAATAATGTATTCCGTTTGCTTGCCACATTATCATCCTGCGGATATATTGAGCAAAATCCTGCCACAGAAAATTACAGGCTTGGTATAGGTATATTTAATCTGGGGCAGAAATTTATTAATAAATTAGGGTTTCTGCGGCTTGCTCGTCCATTTATGGAGAAAATAGTTTCAGAAATTGGCGAATCCTGCTATATTGGCATACTTCGTGAAGGCAATGTTATTTATCTTGATTTAGTGGAAGCTGACCACCCTGTCCGCATTGTATCCCGTGTTGGTAAAGATGTCCCTGCATACTGCACTTCCATTGGTAAAGTCCAGCTTGCTTTTTCTGGAGAAGATGAGCTTAATAAAATATATCTTGGTGCAAGACTTAAAAGATATACAGACTATACTATTACATCGCTTCCTGAATTAAAAAAACATTTAAAAGAAGTTAATGCAAATGAATATGCAATAGATAATCAGGAATTTGAAAAAAATGTGTGCTGTATTGCTGTGCCTATAAAGGATTATCTTGGCATACCTGTTGCGGCTATAAGTGTTGCAGGTCCATGTTACAGAATGAGCCATGACAGGCTTATTAATGATATACTTCCTATTGAAAAAAAATATGCAAAAGAAATATCTAAACGGTTAGGGTATCAAAATTAATGAGCAAAAAAGAAAGAATAGTTACTGATTACAATATTAAAACAGCAACTTTAAAATCTATGGATATTATCCGACTTGGACTTGTGGATAATGGCATATCTTATATTGTTCCAGTAAATTTTGCTTATTATAATAATGCAATTTACTTTCATACTGGGTTAAAGGGCAGAAAAATACCGCTTTTAAAAAAGTCTGAAAAAATATCTTTTCAAGCTGACAGGTTTGACAGCCTGAAAACACATGATACCGCCTGCGGTCATTCGTCATATTTTGCATCAATACATGGGGAAGGAATACCTGTATTTTTAGAAAGTAAAGAAGATAAATATTTTGGTCTTGATTTACTTATGGAAAAATATACAGGTAAAAAATGGAATGATTTTTCTGAAAAAATACTTAATGTTACTAATGTTATCCGCATAGATATTACTAAACTTGAAGCAGTCATACATAAACCAAAAGATTTATAACTGCTTTCTGCCTTCTTCAATAAATGTGACAAATTCTGTTAAAGTTATACCAAGACCATGAGATAATTTTTCAAGAACGGATAGTGATGGCGATGATGGATTTTTACTTTCCAGCTTTTGCAGATATTTATAATCAATATCTGACATTTCCGCCAGTTTTTCCTGCGTAAAACCTTTATTTTTTCTTAACTCCCTAAGCCTTTTTGCAAAAATATTATTTATATCCATTGACAAATATTAATTAAAATAGTATTATTCAAACACCGTGTATATACGGTTATATATTTTTAGATTACAGGTGCTTATAATGCGATGGTATATTTTTATACTCACTGTTTTATTTATCTTTATAGGCTATGTAGTTTCAGTCTTAATTGAAGATATGTAAATAAATAATACATTTTCTATTCAATATAATATCTCAAATTTAATCATCAAATATGAAGTGTTATAAATTTTAAACAATGGCAAACTAGATGGGTTTGTAAAAATATACTACGAAAGCGGCGCTTTAAATATAGAAGTGAATTATAAAAATGGTAAAGCTGTAAGTGCTAAATGTGCTAATGGCAGAACATTGAATAATGAAGAACTTTCTAACTGGAAGAATGGTTTTAAAGCAATATGTGATTAGTTAATAAACAGTAGAAGTTTTGATATTATTTTTTTATTGACAAATCAGTTCATACCCTTATATTACAAATAGGGAGAATAGATGAGAGCTATTGATATTGCTAATTTTTTTATTGATTATAACAGTCATTGTGTAGATGAAACTATTACTCAATTTTAGGCTTTTAACAGGATGGCAGAAAATAAATTTTGCCAGTATGTAATTTCAGCTGATAAATTATTATTTTTTAATCAGTATAAAAACAGCTGCATTTGCTTCAAATGAAACAAGTCTGCCATTTTCTTCTTTAAATGATAAAAGATTTTTTACACTATCAGGAAAATCATTTAGAAGCTTAACTATTTCATATTTCACTGTGTCATCTTTTGCCTGCTGTATTATATTATCAATATAAACAGTTTCTTTAAAATTGAGAAAACAGCTAAGTCTTGCATCATCCTTAATAAAATCAAGGATTTCATTAACAGTATAAAATCGTCTGTGGTTATCATATATCTGTGCTGCTGCAGCATTAATATAAGCATCTTCATCATATACTATAGTTTCAGTAATAACAACTATACTATCCTGCTTAATATCCTTAAAGAAATCATTTAAATATTCTTTTGGATTATCTTGAAATGATAGTTTATGTCTTAAAAAATATATATTATTTTTATTAATATTGTAGTCATTAATATACTTATCTACAATCTGCTTGTCTTTATTAAATAAGCTAAACATACTTTTTTCTCCTTGCCTTTTCTAAAAATGAAAAAGTAACAGCAGATAAATCATCAAACTCCAGTAGAAAAGCATCATGACCGTAGTCAGAATCTATTGTTACTCGCTCAACTTTATTATCATATTTTTTCATAATATCATACATTTCATCCATTTGGTAGGCTGGAAATAAAAAATCTGTGGTAAAATCAATTAAAAGAGTATTAGCTTTCAGCCTTTTTAAAGCATCTTCATAAGAGCCGTATCCATAGGATAAATCAAAAATATCCATAGCTTTTAAAATATATAAGTAGCTGTTTGCATCAAATCTTTCAGTAAATTTATATCCATTATATTTTAAATAGTTTTCTACTTCATAGCTGCTGGAAAAATCAAATATAGAGTCCTGATACCCAAGCCGTCTGCCAAATTTAGCATTAAATGAAGCATCAGAAAGATAAGTAATATGGCCTGCCATTCTGGCTATTGCAAGCCCATCTTTTGGGGTTGTTTTGCCATAATAATTACCTTCATTCCAGTTTGGGTCTTTTGTGATTGCATATCTTGCAACAGTATTAAAAGCCATTGCCATAGGTGTTATTCTTCCTGCTGCAGAAATTATAACAGCATTTTCCACCATTTCAGGAAAAGTTATAGCCCATTCAAGCGACTGCATTCCGCCCATTGAGCCGCCTATAACACAGAAAAGTTTTTCAATATTCAGATAATTCAGCAGTTTTTTTTGTGCTTTTACCATATCTCTAATAGTAACGACTGGGAATTTTAGGGCATATCTGCTGCCAGTATATGGGTCAATACTTGATGGACCTGTAGAGCCGTAGCAGCTGCCTAATATATTTGAGCATATAACAAAATACTTATCAGTATCAATTGTTTTACCTGCTCCAATCATTGCATCCCACCAGCCTGCAGAATTTTCGTTAGCAGATGAAAGCCCTGCAGCATGTGCAGAGCCTGTTAATGCATGGCATACAAGTATTACATTATCTTTATTATCATTTAGTGTGCCGTAAGTCTCATAGGCAATAGTAACAGGGGATAAAATTCTTCCACTTTCTAAAAAAAATTCATCTTTAAATGTTACAGACTCTGTTTTTACTATTCCGATTGAGTTTTCTTTTTCCATTAATTTCCCAGAGCCTTATCAAAATCAGCTGTTATATCGTCTATATTTTCAATACCAACAGATACTCTTATTAAATCTGCAGTAACACCAGAAGAAGCAAGTTCCTGTTCAGACAGCTGTCTGTGTGTAGTGCTTGCAGGGTGAGTAACAATAGTTTTAATATCTCCAAGGTTTGAAACATGCAGTGCAAGAGAAACTTTTTCTATAAACTGTTTGCTTTTTTCAAACCCGCCTTTTACACCAAAAGTTAAAAGTGAGCCGCCACCAAGAGTTAAAAATTTATCAGCATTTTTATGGTTTTTATTATCTTTTAAGCCGTTATAGTCAACCCATGCAACATTTTTATGATTTTGTAAAAATTTAGCAAGTTTTTTTGCATTTTCTACATGTCTTTCCATTCTAAGATGAAGTGTGCCTATACCCTGCTGAATAAGAAATGAGTTAAATGGGCTTATAGTGCCGCCTATATCTCTCATAGCACTTACTCTCATTTTTGCAGCAAAAGCAGCACTGCCAAAATGTTCTGTAAATATAAGTCCGTGATAGCTTTTATCAGGCGTTGTAAGCTCAGGAAATTTTCCGCTTGCTGCCCAGTCAAATTTACCGCTGTCTATAACAAGCCCGCCAAGCACAGCACCATGACCTGCTAAAAATTTAGTAGCCGAATGTATA
Proteins encoded in this window:
- the metX gene encoding homoserine O-acetyltransferase MetX is translated as MEKENSIGIVKTESVTFKDEFFLESGRILSPVTIAYETYGTLNDNKDNVILVCHALTGSAHAAGLSSANENSAGWWDAMIGAGKTIDTDKYFVICSNILGSCYGSTGPSSIDPYTGSRYALKFPVVTIRDMVKAQKKLLNYLNIEKLFCVIGGSMGGMQSLEWAITFPEMVENAVIISAAGRITPMAMAFNTVARYAITKDPNWNEGNYYGKTTPKDGLAIARMAGHITYLSDASFNAKFGRRLGYQDSIFDFSSSYEVENYLKYNGYKFTERFDANSYLYILKAMDIFDLSYGYGSYEDALKRLKANTLLIDFTTDFLFPAYQMDEMYDIMKKYDNKVERVTIDSDYGHDAFLLEFDDLSAVTFSFLEKARRKKYV
- a CDS encoding IclR family transcriptional regulator, yielding MYKPNVNSIQSVQHALQLFEVFRTNYDKDEFGVTELSKTLGLHKNNVFRLLATLSSCGYIEQNPATENYRLGIGIFNLGQKFINKLGFLRLARPFMEKIVSEIGESCYIGILREGNVIYLDLVEADHPVRIVSRVGKDVPAYCTSIGKVQLAFSGEDELNKIYLGARLKRYTDYTITSLPELKKHLKEVNANEYAIDNQEFEKNVCCIAVPIKDYLGIPVAAISVAGPCYRMSHDRLINDILPIEKKYAKEISKRLGYQN
- a CDS encoding RluA family pseudouridine synthase; the protein is MEEKDYINDIDNERADAACARLSEKSRSLIISLFEKGLILVNDKPVKKSAKLKVGDKIHITFPNEELPSLTPQNIPFDIILNKENYAVINKPAGLTVHPAPGNYDNTLVNALLYTFVIEDDDNDFRPGIVHRLDKDTSGLMIIAKNAEYRMKLSELFLNRNITKKYLALCHGTPAFLEKKIEAPIGRDKYNRQKMAVRDDGKTAVSHFKVLEKYKRAFLAEVTIFTGRTHQIRVHAANMGHSLIGDCLYGGREFYGFKRQALHSAFLEFKEPDTNELISISLQLPEDMVFLQRNLKQES
- a CDS encoding pyridoxamine 5'-phosphate oxidase family protein translates to MSKKERIVTDYNIKTATLKSMDIIRLGLVDNGISYIVPVNFAYYNNAIYFHTGLKGRKIPLLKKSEKISFQADRFDSLKTHDTACGHSSYFASIHGEGIPVFLESKEDKYFGLDLLMEKYTGKKWNDFSEKILNVTNVIRIDITKLEAVIHKPKDL
- a CDS encoding O-acetylhomoserine aminocarboxypropyltransferase/cysteine synthase family protein encodes the protein MFMKKKLSIETIAVHGTYKKDETGATNPAIYLSNAYQFKDSAHAANLFDLSVAGYIYSRLNNPTTNHLEETAAALEGGVAAVACATGQFAEFMTIASLAKCGDNIVASNLLYGGTHTLFANQFTRFGIEIRFADPHNIDDFEKLIDDNTKAIYIESIANPQGFVPNFKKFAALASKHKVPLVVDNTCATPYLVKPVNYGADIVIHSATKFLAGHGAVLGGLVIDSGKFDWAASGKFPELTTPDKSYHGLIFTEHFGSAAFAAKMRVSAMRDIGGTISPFNSFLIQQGIGTLHLRMERHVENAKKLAKFLQNHKNVAWVDYNGLKDNKNHKNADKFLTLGGGSLLTFGVKGGFEKSKQFIEKVSLALHVSNLGDIKTIVTHPASTTHRQLSEQELASSGVTADLIRVSVGIENIDDITADFDKALGN
- a CDS encoding tetratricopeptide repeat protein, with the protein product MDKLHAGIDEYLSGDLHKAVTLLTEHIDENGYDIAAAYYHIGLCYSDLNQMTPACQNFAKAAEIAPDKSMYLYKLGLSYFRLMALDKAAAALKKTIDLNPEHQRSRFLLGQVYFQQGLMNEAEATFSDVLAKSPDFADAFYHRALARYQLSKDNEALNDLHKSIEINPDYNEALLEAAKINFENSNFEQAALDCKKIYEKGYRNFSFIKYYLTILLKACKKDEFENLKAEASILFPNNMDIENIQ
- a CDS encoding helix-turn-helix domain-containing protein — translated: MDINNIFAKRLRELRKNKGFTQEKLAEMSDIDYKYLQKLESKNPSSPSLSVLEKLSHGLGITLTEFVTFIEEGRKQL
- a CDS encoding AI-2E family transporter, whose translation is MKFNEIDFNLRNIIIFTSAIVMLLLLYATRDIILLFIVSVLISYLLNPLVEIFVRMHIPRFLSVLLLVIILLLMIIVLVAVMVPAMIKDITYMITHTPQYINNIFIWLEDTLAKYNIQSSFDLETSKNYVTERFGVISKYILNTLSTAAVSVKNIAGVLVNIFVMPVLVFFLLTDFPDFKTYTNKLVERFNMQKIVEHLSQFEALIGKYFRGMFLVGLILSCLYGLVLLIVGVKGWLFFGMLTGFGAMIPYVGFTIGLVSSVIAAIYTFHDFMHPLYTVIGFIIVQVLESMVITPKIVGDSLGISPVVVIVGLMVGGALAGFLGMIIALPIAAFIKILIDTYIFKKPMPQVQNKSAKKEEKNIKLEENK